TAAATATCTTCAAGTAATTCATGAGGCAAAAGACAGTTGTACTTGAGTATTGTACAAAACTATATATAGGCAATTATAACAACTtggaaaattgaaaaagataatAGGAATATATAATCTCATCATATATTCTAGTGTTCCCGGAAAACTTGATATCATTTATTAGTTTGTaacttttaggattttattttagaCACTGGCATGACAAAACTTATGAACAAAACCCCTCAGATATTATCTTGTTCTTTTATGATAGAGCACATAAATGAGAGATCAATAACTGATCCTCACCATGTGTCAGTaacttttatgttaaaaaatggattggagaattaaaaattacaatCGTGCATTGCGTGCACGCGTGTACACGCAGGAGGTCTTAAATCACCCACGTGCTGGGAATCTTAAGGCCTTCTGATCTTTTCTTCACAGCCTCCAGTActtttttatcttattcatttctgtCAAAGTGCTACAAGTAACATAGGATAAGACCGCCCCTGAGAGTCAGTCAACACTACTCCTCCATCAGCTAGCAAGATCACTATTTATCTGTGCAGGGTTCATCTTATTGCAGTCCAAATAGGGGACTTTTTACAATTCGTATTTGCTTTTAatgaaattggactttatcaaaattaagatgTTTGACTATTTAAAAGACTTGTTAAGAGTGTGAGACCCTTTGTGTGCTGATAAGCAGCAGCACTTGAGAGCCCATGTGCAATGAGCAAGTATTTTACAATTTCATATTAGTTGAACCACCTCCTTGGAGGTTTTGGGGGAAGCCAGAACCAGAGGAGactgtttttaaatattcctatAAGCTGACTTAATGAACATAAAAGGAATATAGTTGCTGTTCCAAGCTATCCTTTCCAATTTAACATGTTTACATGTGAGTTTCTGTCCATTGTGCTTGCTTGttaaaaaagttaattaaatagCATTATGTTGCTAATCtccaagaaaatttcatttttgacacttgtttctgtaaaaaataaaaaaggaaattctgtgtattttacacagggttttattttttatcagagTTCGTctattttctccctctgccaAAGGGTCTGGCTGTATTTATTAGATGTGATATATGTGCTATTGTCTTGGATGAATATTTTATGCTTGATTGTTACTTTTGGTGGTGAAAAGGCATCCTGGACAACTGGAGTCTacagtaaaatattttggttCATTTGGAACAACCATGATTAGTTTTCTGATGACTTCATTCATCATGTGAAACAGTGAtagttccttttaaaattctatatacttcttccttttgaaaattttaatagtttacaTAAATGAGTGACATTTATTATCATAAAATGCTATGACCTGAAAAGCCCTCAGAACATCTTCTAgcacaattttctaattttacaaGTGCCTAGAGATATTAAGCAACTTGCTTGAGATCACAATATTAGTTACAGGCAGAGTTGAGACTTAGAATTCAAGTCTTCGGGCATTTATTTCTGACCTGATCCTGTGTCATGTGGcttcaagaaattgaaaattcGTCTCATTACATAATAACATAagtttaaatatgttttcattctaTCTTTTCCAGGGTCAAAGTATTTTTGGGCTCGATGTCATTGAAACCCCAGAAGGAGACAAGATGCCACAACTGATTGTTCAAAAAGAATtagatagagaagagaaggatACATATGTAATGAAAGTAAAGGTTGAAGATGGTGGTTTTCCTCAAAGATCCAGTACCGCTATTCTGCAAGTAAGTGTTGCTGATACAAATGACAACCGCCCAGTCTTCAAGGAGAATGAAATTGAAGTCAGTATACCAGAAAATGCTCCTGTAGGTACTTCAGTGACACAGCTCCACGCCACAGATGCTGACATAGGTGAAAATGCCAAGATTCAGTTCTATTTCAGCAATCTAGTGTCCAACATCGCCAAGAGGCTATTTCACCTCAACACCACCACTGGACTTATCACAATCAAAGAACCCCTGGATAGGGAGGAATCACCAAACCACAAGTTACTGGTTTTAGCAAGTGATGGTGGATTGATGCCAGCGAGAGCAATGGTGCTAGTAAATGTTACAGATATCAATGATAACGTTCCATCAATTGACATAAGATACATCATCAATCCAATCAATGGCACCGTGGTTCTTTCAGAAAATGCTCCACTCAACACCAAAATTGCTCTCATAACTGTGACAGATAAGGATGCTGACCATAACGGTAGAGTGACATGCTTTACAGATCATGAAGTCCCTTTCAGATTAAGGCCAGTATTTAGTAATCAGTTCCTCCTAGAGACTGCTGCATATCTTGACTATGAGTCCACAAGAGAATATGCCATTAAATTACTGGCTGCAGATGCTGGCAAACCTCCTTTGAATCAATCATCCATGCTCCTCGTCAAAGTAAAGGATGAAAATGACAATGCTCCAGTTTTCACCCAGCCTTTCATAAGTCTTTCTGTTCCTGAGAATAACTCTCCTGGCACCCAGCTGACAAAAATAAGTGCAACGGATGCAGACAGTGGGCGTAATGCTGAGATCAGTTACCTGCTAGGCATTGATGCTCCATCTGAATTTAATCTGGATCGTCGTACAGGCATTCTGACTGCAGTGAAGAAACTggatagagaaaaacaggaaaaatattcctTCACAGTTCTGGCAAAAGATAATGGGATTCCACCCTTAACGACCAATGCCACAGTCTTAGTGACTGTTCTTGATCAGAATGACAACAGTCCAATTTTCACTCACAATGAGTACAACTTCTATGTCCCAGAAAACCTTCCAAGACATGGCACAGTAGGACTAATCACTGTAACTGATCCTGATTATGGAGAAAATTCTGCAGTTACTCTCTCCATTTTAGATGTGAATGATGACTTCACCATTGATCCACAGACTGGTGTCATCCAACCAAATATTTCATTtgatagagaaaaacaagaatCTTATACTTTCTATGTAAAGGCTGAGGATGGTGGTAGGGTATCACGCTCTTCAACTGCCAAAGTGACCATAAATGTGGTTGATGTCAATGACAACAAACCGGTTTTTGTTGTTCCTTCTTCCAACTACTCCTATGAATTAGTTCTACCATCCACTAATCCAGGCACAGTGGTCTTCACGGTGGTTGCTGTTGACAACGACACTGGAATGAATGCAGAACTCCGTTACAGCATTGTAGGAGGAAACACAAAAGGTCTGTTTATAATCGACCAAACAACAGGCAACATTACACTGAAggagaaatgtgttgtttcagACCTTGGTTTACACAGACTGGTAGTCAAAGCTAAGGACTTAGGCCAACCCGATTCTCTCTTCAGTGCTGTGATTGTTAATCTATTCGTGAATGAGTCAGTGACCAATGCTACCCTGATACATGAACTGGTACGCAAAAACATTGAAACACCAGTAACCCAAAATATTGAGACAGCTGATGCATCCTCACCAACCAGTGACTATGTCAAGATCATGGTTGCCATTGTTGCTGGCACTATAACTGTCATTCTTGTTATTTTCATCACTGCTGTAGTAAGATGCCGCCAATCACCACACCTTAAGGCtgctcagaaaaacaaacagaattctGAATGGGTTACTCCAAACCCAGAAAACAGGCAGATGataatgatgaagaaaaagaagaagaagaagaagaagcatgCCCCTAAGAACTTGCTGCTTAACTTTGTCACTAttgaagaaactaaggcagaTGATGCTGACAACGATGGAAACAGTGTCACACTAGACCTTCCCATTGAGCTGGAAGAGCAAACCATGGGCAAGTACAACTGGGGCACTACACCTACTACTTTCAAGCCTGACAGCCCTGATTTGGCCCGGCACTACAAATCTGCCTCCCCACAGCCTGCCTTTCAGATCCAGCCGGAAACTCCTCTGAATTCGAAGCACCACATCATCCAGGAACTGCCTCTTGATAACACCTTCGTGGCCTGTGATTCCATCTCCAAGTGCTCCTCCAGCAGTTCTGATCCCTACAGTGTTTCTGAGTGCAGCTATCCAGTGACAACTTTCAAGACCCCTGTGTCTGTACACACCAGACCGGTAGGTAATCCAAGTTTCTAACTAACCTTtctaactatatttttaaaagttagtttcAGTTGAAATAGAACTTTACAGAATCTATTGACTCAACCAGGGATCGAAATAATCATATTGTGAAGAAGTATCCAAACAGATATATGGATTCATTTTAAGTTTGGTAGAAAATCAGCACAAAATGACTCATGCTTGTGGGAAAACTGGGTGTAGAATGATGATTATGATAGGGGCAGTGTTGTCTGTAGATGGCAGTATGACATTTCTTGCTGGGGAATGTACTGGAAAAACACAATAAAGGGTTGTGGCACTGTCCTCAGTACCATTGTGTGCATGAGCATCAGAACAGTTGGGACTGGGTGCATCACAGTAAAGCTTTGAAGAAGCGAGTCTTAATAATGGTGTTGAGAATCTCAATTTCACTTTGGAAAAAATCTGTGTCTGCCCAAGATAATCAAATAGCATCAAGATATCTTCCTTACACGCCATGGCCCCAAGACCCACAATGAAAAGAGAGTGTCATTTTCAGATTAGGAACTCACTATTTTCTGGTTCTTAAAATCTATATCCACACAATGCAGCAAGAATGGGATTAGGAAAAGGAAGTCATGCTATTCACTCTCATTTTCAAGCCAGAGAATGAAATATATATGAGATCTCTATTTTAGATATCCATTTAAGTATTTGCCTATTTATGCAAGGTATTGAGAGCCCTTCAGGAGACGTTCTTAAAAGATAATGACTTTTCGAAAATGAAATATGTTTGCTTTCTCTAATGGGCCCGAAGGAAAATATGGGCGTATTAAGACCCAAGAAATCTATGTACAATAATTTAACACCCAATAAAGTTATGAAAACAACAGTTTATATAGTGCTTTTTATCTGTATTCAgtggagaaatgaataaaaatttatctAGCAAAACATGagtaaattaaatgatttaagtATGGTTATTTCCTTAATAAAGTCAAATGATGGAATTTATCTACATTTTTTCTCTCGAAGTCATGCCACTTGTTGACTTTATCATTTTGTCTGTGTTATTCTTACAAAGTTCTTCATCTCAGTTTCAGTAAATAAAGGTTTTTGAAACCCTATTCAGgcttaataaaataatagtaatatgaAAGAGAATAAGTTTTCTCTCATCAAAGTTAGAGATATTAAAGTCTGTCAGGATTCAAactaacaatgaaaataattttccgtAGTTTAGGACATAGTTTTAGGGATTGAGGTCATTTAAAGGTATGCATAGTTCGATTATACGATAACATTAACCTTTCTCTCTTAATCACACAGTAAAGGTAAGATAGTAATTCAGTTGTGGGTGCAGTTTTTGTTACAATAGGTCCATAATTATGTTATTTCAAGTGGTAAAATAGAACCCTACCCTCTTTGTAGAAAGTTTTGTTATGCTTAGAATGGGTTTACAGGGCAGTGGTTATTTCTACATTCGAAGGAGCCCCATGTTTTCCTACCAAGGTGGATCTTAGATGGGTGACAAACATGATAGATGCCTAACATCTCCTCAGGGtgtgtttttgtttatatttaaccATTCAAAAGGGATCtctcattttctaattcttattgttattattttgtttcttggaaacatttctcaacagaaaaatatcctttatttGTGTTGTGTATCCTAACAGCACTTTTCCCTGGGCTAGATTTGTGACTCCCTTGACGCTGTATACAAAAGGTGGGGTTTGTGAATTACGTTTGAAGATCCTCACTTTTAATAGATCGATCCGTGAAGTTAGTTAAAAGAGCAAATTCTCGTTTCAATCATTTATGAAGGCATAGAGATCTTTTATGAgctagatattttatttgagTATCTGAACATACAGTAAACAAGGcatggatgaaagaaaaaatggaagcattttccaaatacttttttatgttttgatattttgtaatccttaaaaagtcaataaaattaacttttttcatgatggctttttattttatttaactaagaCATCTTTTCCTAGACACAAGACAAATCATTTCATGAGAtaggcaaaatattaaaaataaatactagtgAGAATGAGTTCTTGGTTATTGTTAGGTTTTTATTAGCTAAAAGGACTATCTTAGAATCAATGAATTCTCAGATgacttattctattttttcacctcttaaaaataggtaaattgtatAATTTACATCATTGGCTCACAGTTGTTTCAGATTAATTACTAAATATCTTCTGGACATGAATTGGTGAACTTAGGTAGACTGATATGACACTAAAAAAGTTTGAATTCTTATATTTTGTGCTACATTTGCAATGTTTTCACCCTTTCCATATACTCTTCAATTTCTGTTTAATTCCAGAAGAGGCATCTTATATTCACCGAGGTTGCTAATAAGATAAGtgaacacagaaaaagaacttatgtacttaaaaattcaaatatagtaGGTGCCTTCTTTTTAAAGTAACATCATACAAAATGGGGAAATGTGTCAGCCAACACAATAAAAATTCACTGTTCCTGAGGAAATTCTGACAGTGGAATAAAGTATTGCTGTTAGCAGAAGGCAGAAATATTCCAATTGATTTTAAACAAAGTAAGAAATACGTTTCTAAAAGGAGAGTTTAGGATGATATTTACATTTAGTTAATTACTCATCTTAATAGAAATAtgaaagtgaagaaatgaaataGTTATAGCAGGCTGTAGGTTACAAGGGAATTTATcagaaatttcatattttaaaaagtgaataaaatattttctatagatTTTACTTCTAACTCTGAAGTTCTGAAAAAATATGGAACATTCATTAGATAGAAATGCATCTATGCACAAAACCATTTATACCTGGTGATTATGATGCCCCTCTTTGgcatacatttttaaagcattcagGAAGgcatttttgtatatattgtagtagaaatgaaaaacatgaaatttaaaagatgattCTACACTTTCCCTTCTATTAACATCTTTCAGAGCTAGCAGATAGACTTTGGTTGGTAtgattctagaaaaataataagcGTAGTCgttttagaattaattttgaaaattgtcaTATAAAAGAGATGCTGCCCAAACCAAGTCTTGCTTAACAGAACTCTCCCATTAAAATATTGTGAAGACTACATACTTCTGATATCGAgaggagaataaaaatgaaagttccattttttttaagGGTCTTCAATGTACCTGTTACTGTCTTAGATGTGTATTTGAGGTCCTtcatttccaaaaaaagaaaaattgtaacaaATTTCTATGATTGGAGTTGGGATAGTCTTGCAGTTTCGGAAATGAGGTAAAAGCAGTGGTGGAATGTTTGCACGGTTATAATTCGTGGATGTAACCACGCTATAGGTATTATACATGGATTCAAAATGGTAACAGGAGTCTGACTTAGCTTGTAATAGGGTTGGTATTGACTACTGTTAAATTCAGTAACTTTGATTTTGTGCATCTGTATTTTAGTAATGTGAATTTTAGCTACATAGCATGCTTGGCAACTTAGACTCCTAGAACACAACCATCTGATTTTGATAACGTGTTATTTTTCTTGTCCTAGACTGATTCCAGGACATCAACTATTGAAATCTGCAGTGAGATATAACTTTCTAGGAACAACATAATTCCATTCCCCTTCCAAAAAATTCCAATGATTTGCGAATTTCAAAATTTGGCCAAGATCATTAATTTCCTAATCTGGATTTCTCATtataaaggcaagaaaaacaaaaaccaccttAAAAATAATGTCCCACTGAACCTTATGCTTACTTTAGCTGCAATCTTCCAATCgaaatttaaaatttgtggaAGAAACAGTTCAGTGTAATAACAGAGTTGAATCATGCTGTTTCTCCATTTGCTTGCTCTGAATGTCAACAATTGTGATGTAATATAATGCTGTCTTGGTGTACAAACTGATGGTTAATATGTCAATAATGAAACATGGAACTACTTGCCATGTGTGATTTCTGAAGAGGTTAAACATCATCTCCGGGAGTTTGGAAGTGAAGCTGAGCTATCCAAGCTACCCTCTGAAAGGTATCCAAGGCAAGAGATTTTTTTATGACCAAAAACGCAAcaacatttaaattcatttttttgaaaatattcactaATATGGTGTTgctgagaaaataattataattaccCATCACTCTTCTTAAAAGTtgaatgatataaaataatcttattgGGTTTTTGTGTTGATCGTAATCATGTTGTTCCACTACGttagtcattaaaaattatttttgttgtaatcatgtttcctttttctataaatactgaaaaagaaagaagttcttTCCGTTTTTATGTATCAAAAGGAGAATGTAAAGTTCATTATACTCCCtgatgttttgaaaaaaaaatagtaatgatgTTTCTTGGATAATGAAACATAATTACAGTCATATGAGAGTAGAAACAAAGGTTTaaataggatattttaaaatattttatcttaattttgaaaacaCCTATGAAAATATAAGGTCCTAGAGTCACATctaaatagatatattttatttctctggcaTTAAATTACTGAACATATTTCATTGCTTTGAGTAATTTGCCCTTTAACATTAACTCATTTTTCACAATATgttaattaattcatttcataCACAAACGACTAAATGCCTCAAATTAGGTGTACATTAAATTTGTTGAGGAAAGAATGATGTATCCCAATCTTATGCCATATTCTTTAAGCTGCTTTTGACTTATTAACACTactaacagaatttttaaaagaaacgtGATTTCTTGAGACAAAAAGGGAGTATAAAGGACCCTAATAATCATGACATAACATATGTTTCTTGGATTTTCATTCAAATGCTTCATTGTGTATCATATTACCTCGCAAAGTGTTAATAGGATTTGGcctattatgtatgtatattaaattAGTGTATTATTTGAAGTGTTCTTTGATGTAAAGGTATTTAGAAGAGGTTTATGCTCCATTTAGCATTTCAAATTAGTGTAATTATTGGATATTTGGTatgtaagtaatattttaaacagGTTTCTGTTAAAATTTAGTGTTCCCATTTACTCAATACAGAATCCCTTGTATCTCCAGTGATGTCAAGTTCCTTGAACATACTTTCTATTTGGCTTTTTAACATTACTTAGTTAATTATAATGACTGTGAGTGTAGCTATTTTACTGGTAATAATAAATGTCGTGTAAGCTACAATATTATATTGCATACTTATAAACAACTATTgtagaaaaatacttaaaattaaattttacctTTGTGAAAGTTACTCACATAGaataactttataattttctcctatttcttcttgataaatTAGTgtaattcaaataaattaagaTCAAAATTGAGCCAACTTATAATACCCCTAGAGTCAGTGCTCTGCAGGTACCAAGACATACTAAGAGTAGGAGTTTCCAAAATCCATAGTCTCAGTTTGGTTGGGAACAAAATGATGCCCGAGAAAATGAATCAACATTTCAAGTGTCCCATAATAAACTACTGTGACCTCCTGACCATTTGTACACGCAATTAttatataaatgcattttaagtGGTGCATGACGACCACCCTgatctctccttttctccataCTCTATGAGCTAAGGGAGAATAcctcatttttcttcctattcaGTGACCCTTCCCTTTATGACTGTAATAAGAAAAACTCCTAATCACTCCTTTGTAtacataaagatgaaaatgtcTTGAAATAGTTATCCAGAATCTCTAAATAAAGCATTCCTCAATAGTTCTATGAGTGTCATCTTTGCAGAAGATGAAaccaaaaactatttttaaagctgTAAGTGACTCCATCCCTCAGAATACAACTTCTGTAGGAAAGGAACTTCTCAACTGATTTCTTCCCTGCTCTTTAAGGCTAAAATACTTACCTATTTAGAATAATGATGAGTGAAATTTAACCATATTTAAAAGTCTGCCATAGATGAAAATGGATCCTACTTTTGTTAATTAACTAGGCTTGATCTGTCCTTTATTTATGTTTGAGGAAATATTACCATTTGAGAAGAGTATGGACAGCATTGAAACCAGTTTTCCACAAAAGCCAGAGAGAAcgaaaatatgtattttcctaCCCGGTTCCTTCTTATCAGTTGATTTGGTGgcacttttaatttaattacgattattattacattttggCTTACAAAGTCTCAGATATCTTCCCATCTCTTGTGTTGGCATTATTGGACTCCTGGAATATTCCCAATGAAATGTCCTTCACGGTCTCTCTAGCTCTTATTCTAGTCAGTGaataaagacagaaggaaaacataTCTTAAGACTAGTCGtcacagacaaagaaaaggaacttTTAGTGCACTTAGTCTATTGAATCATAAGTAGACTATCTAATTGGTAAACTACAATGTACCGTATGCTTTCACCATTGCAATCACTCAAAGAAGtaatttcttttgattaaaatGCAAAGTGCATAAATTGAAAAAAAGTTGGTGAAATACATTCcctcattttactttaaatatggaagtttatttttacaaataggATCATTCAAGCCGTTACGTTtctcaaactatttttattttcaataatttaaatttaaaaatttataaggcAATTTTAATTCTAGCCATCAGTTAATCTTTTATGTCTGcatcttctgatttttttgttgactACCCTGTCCACATTATCAATGAGAATACATGTacttcagaataatttttaaaagttgaatttaGATTCAATCAATTAACCGTTATTTTGTACAGTATTTACTAATCTTTTAATTTCAACACAAAATAATACTgcctcattttattattttgttgccTGTACTCGTCACTGTCCAATTAGATTTTGTAACTGTGTGTCTAGTCAGGTGTGATACGAAGCCTGATCTTAACAGAAATGAT
This DNA window, taken from Equus przewalskii isolate Varuska chromosome X, EquPr2, whole genome shotgun sequence, encodes the following:
- the PCDH11X gene encoding protocadherin-11 X-linked isoform X3, with the translated sequence MRTVRKWVLIQIFQVFCALIQRTVTIVPGMDLLSGTYIFAVLLACVVFQSGAQEKNYTVREEMPENVLIGDLLKDLNLSLIPDKSLTSPMQFKLVYKTGDVPLIRIEEGTGEIFTTGARIDREKLCAGILVEARCFYEVEVAVLPDEIFRLVKIRFLIEDINDNAPLFPATVINISIPENSAINSRYALPAAIDPDIGINGVQNYQLIKGQSIFGLDVIETPEGDKMPQLIVQKELDREEKDTYVMKVKVEDGGFPQRSSTAILQVSVADTNDNRPVFKENEIEVSIPENAPVGTSVTQLHATDADIGENAKIQFYFSNLVSNIAKRLFHLNTTTGLITIKEPLDREESPNHKLLVLASDGGLMPARAMVLVNVTDINDNVPSIDIRYIINPINGTVVLSENAPLNTKIALITVTDKDADHNGRVTCFTDHEVPFRLRPVFSNQFLLETAAYLDYESTREYAIKLLAADAGKPPLNQSSMLLVKVKDENDNAPVFTQPFISLSVPENNSPGTQLTKISATDADSGRNAEISYLLGIDAPSEFNLDRRTGILTAVKKLDREKQEKYSFTVLAKDNGIPPLTTNATVLVTVLDQNDNSPIFTHNEYNFYVPENLPRHGTVGLITVTDPDYGENSAVTLSILDVNDDFTIDPQTGVIQPNISFDREKQESYTFYVKAEDGGRVSRSSTAKVTINVVDVNDNKPVFVVPSSNYSYELVLPSTNPGTVVFTVVAVDNDTGMNAELRYSIVGGNTKGLFIIDQTTGNITLKEKCVVSDLGLHRLVVKAKDLGQPDSLFSAVIVNLFVNESVTNATLIHELVRKNIETPVTQNIETADASSPTSDYVKIMVAIVAGTITVILVIFITAVVRCRQSPHLKAAQKNKQNSEWVTPNPENRQMIMMKKKKKKKKKHAPKNLLLNFVTIEETKADDADNDGNSVTLDLPIELEEQTMGKYNWGTTPTTFKPDSPDLARHYKSASPQPAFQIQPETPLNSKHHIIQELPLDNTFVACDSISKCSSSSSDPYSVSECSYPVTTFKTPVSVHTRPPVKEVVRSRTPMKEATTVEIWTHPQPQSQRRVTFHLPEGSQESSSDGGLGDHDGGSLPSTSHALPLGYPQEEYFDHAAPNNRTEGDGNSDPESTFIPGLKKAAEITVQPTVEEASDNCTQECLILGHSDACWMPASLTHSSPSQVQASALCHSSPLTQTSARRHSPPVTQTIALCHSPPVTQAIALCHSPPPAQASALHHSSPLAQAAALHRSPARPPMGLQQGWGQGAGPDGLLSLDQGVQSSTRPQFYTMSERLHPSDDSIKVIPLTTFTPGQQGKSSRGDSPIMQEHPL
- the PCDH11X gene encoding protocadherin-11 X-linked isoform X4 → MRTVRKWVLIQIFQVFCALIQRTVTIVPGMDLLSGTYIFAVLLACVVFQSGAQEKNYTVREEMPENVLIGDLLKDLNLSLIPDKSLTSPMQFKLVYKTGDVPLIRIEEGTGEIFTTGARIDREKLCAGILVEARCFYEVEVAVLPDEIFRLVKIRFLIEDINDNAPLFPATVINISIPENSAINSRYALPAAIDPDIGINGVQNYQLIKGQSIFGLDVIETPEGDKMPQLIVQKELDREEKDTYVMKVKVEDGGFPQRSSTAILQVSVADTNDNRPVFKENEIEVSIPENAPVGTSVTQLHATDADIGENAKIQFYFSNLVSNIAKRLFHLNTTTGLITIKEPLDREESPNHKLLVLASDGGLMPARAMVLVNVTDINDNVPSIDIRYIINPINGTVVLSENAPLNTKIALITVTDKDADHNGRVTCFTDHEVPFRLRPVFSNQFLLETAAYLDYESTREYAIKLLAADAGKPPLNQSSMLLVKVKDENDNAPVFTQPFISLSVPENNSPGTQLTKISATDADSGRNAEISYLLGIDAPSEFNLDRRTGILTAVKKLDREKQEKYSFTVLAKDNGIPPLTTNATVLVTVLDQNDNSPIFTHNEYNFYVPENLPRHGTVGLITVTDPDYGENSAVTLSILDVNDDFTIDPQTGVIQPNISFDREKQESYTFYVKAEDGGRVSRSSTAKVTINVVDVNDNKPVFVVPSSNYSYELVLPSTNPGTVVFTVVAVDNDTGMNAELRYSIVGGNTKGLFIIDQTTGNITLKEKCVVSDLGLHRLVVKAKDLGQPDSLFSAVIVNLFVNESVTNATLIHELVRKNIETPVTQNIETADASSPTSDYVKIMVAIVAGTITVILVIFITAVVRCRQSPHLKAAQKNKQNSEWVTPNPENRQMIMMKKKKKKKKKHAPKNLLLNFVTIEETKADDADNDGNSVTLDLPIELEEQTMGKYNWGTTPTTFKPDSPDLARHYKSASPQPAFQIQPETPLNSKHHIIQELPLDNTFVACDSISKCSSSSSDPYSVSECSYPVTTFKTPVSVHTRPPVKEVVRSRTPMKEATTVEIWTHPQPQSQRRVTFHLPEGSQESSSDGGLGDHDGGSLPSTSHALPLGYPQEEYFDHAAPNNRTEGDGNSDPESTAEITVQPTVEEASDNCTQECLILGHSDACWMPASLTHSSPSQVQASALCHSSPLTQTSARRHSPPVTQTIALCHSPPVTQAIALCHSPPPAQASALHHSSPLAQAAALHRSPARPPMGLQQGWGQGAGPDGLLSLDQGVQSSTRPQFYTMSERLHPSDDSIKVIPLTTFTPGQQGKSSRGDSPIMQEHPL
- the PCDH11X gene encoding protocadherin-11 X-linked isoform X6, which encodes MDLLSGTYIFAVLLACVVFQSGAQEKNYTVREEMPENVLIGDLLKDLNLSLIPDKSLTSPMQFKLVYKTGDVPLIRIEEGTGEIFTTGARIDREKLCAGILVEARCFYEVEVAVLPDEIFRLVKIRFLIEDINDNAPLFPATVINISIPENSAINSRYALPAAIDPDIGINGVQNYQLIKGQSIFGLDVIETPEGDKMPQLIVQKELDREEKDTYVMKVKVEDGGFPQRSSTAILQVSVADTNDNRPVFKENEIEVSIPENAPVGTSVTQLHATDADIGENAKIQFYFSNLVSNIAKRLFHLNTTTGLITIKEPLDREESPNHKLLVLASDGGLMPARAMVLVNVTDINDNVPSIDIRYIINPINGTVVLSENAPLNTKIALITVTDKDADHNGRVTCFTDHEVPFRLRPVFSNQFLLETAAYLDYESTREYAIKLLAADAGKPPLNQSSMLLVKVKDENDNAPVFTQPFISLSVPENNSPGTQLTKISATDADSGRNAEISYLLGIDAPSEFNLDRRTGILTAVKKLDREKQEKYSFTVLAKDNGIPPLTTNATVLVTVLDQNDNSPIFTHNEYNFYVPENLPRHGTVGLITVTDPDYGENSAVTLSILDVNDDFTIDPQTGVIQPNISFDREKQESYTFYVKAEDGGRVSRSSTAKVTINVVDVNDNKPVFVVPSSNYSYELVLPSTNPGTVVFTVVAVDNDTGMNAELRYSIVGGNTKGLFIIDQTTGNITLKEKCVVSDLGLHRLVVKAKDLGQPDSLFSAVIVNLFVNESVTNATLIHELVRKNIETPVTQNIETADASSPTSDYVKIMVAIVAGTITVILVIFITAVVRCRQSPHLKAAQKNKQNSEWVTPNPENRQMIMMKKKKKKKKKHAPKNLLLNFVTIEETKADDADNDGNSVTLDLPIELEEQTMGKYNWGTTPTTFKPDSPDLARHYKSASPQPAFQIQPETPLNSKHHIIQELPLDNTFVACDSISKCSSSSSDPYSVSECSYPVTTFKTPVSVHTRPPVKEVVRSRTPMKEATTVEIWTHPQPQRKSEGKKSGKSQRRVTFHLPEGSQESSSDGGLGDHDGGSLPSTSHALPLGYPQEEYFDHAAPNNRTEGDGNSDPESTAEITVQPTVEEASDNCTQECLILGHSDACWMPASLTHSSPSQVQASALCHSSPLTQTSARRHSPPVTQTIALCHSPPVTQAIALCHSPPPAQASALHHSSPLAQAAALHRSPARPPMGLQQGWGQGAGPDGLLSLDQGVQSSTRPQFYTMSERLHPSDDSIKVIPLTTFTPGQQGKSSRGDSPIMQEHPL